The Chaetodon auriga isolate fChaAug3 chromosome 4, fChaAug3.hap1, whole genome shotgun sequence region cacacacacacaaaaatacagagaACAACAGGGGCAGTCTATTTAACCTCCATTAACCTGAATGGGGAGTAGCTGGTCGTGGTGGTGGAGCTGAGATGGAAAGGTGTGCTCATTCAGAAACTCTCAGGCAGCTTGCTGATTGTATCATAACCATCCTTACATTCATAATGCACGAGCATGAGCGCAAAGTTAATTTCTTCAGTTATTTCCATAAATAGAGCACTTTCTGGGAAGATTCTGAGCTTGCTGATGCGTGTGACTTTTGAGTGAAAGTAGCATGGAAGAAGCTCCTATTACAGAGGACATGAGGGGGGTATTTGCCTGTTCTTACGGTCGAGTGAATGGAACCATATGAAGCgtgttttcagagtttgtcACCCTACAGTTTTTGGCTTGCTCATCAAAGTGCATGACCCTTTCCTACTGTACAGCATTgtttgatgaagatgatgattcAGCTCTGATGCCACTGCTGCAGTACATTgcagtcaagtcagttttatttatacagcccagaatcacaaatcacaatttgtCTCAAGGGGCTGAGAATTTCTGCAGATGCCAGGACGCTGAGTTGTACTACAAGTCTGAGGGGTACTAAGTGAACGAGACTGAGTCAGACATGGCgttctgcagccacacagcctgtggtctgtctgtcagatagtcagtaatccaggagatgGTGGAAGTGTGTACCTGCATCCTGTGAAGCTTCTCACTCAGTAGCTGAGCTGGATTGTGTTGAGGGCACTTCAGAAATCAAAATCTCTGTTCAGATTTGAGTGAGCATGCAGTAACAAGTAGATTATGGAATTCTCAACTCAGCAGACAAGCAAGTCAGAGGTATCAAGTCCAAAAGAGAGTCCAGTCTTAGTACTGAGGAGCAGGCCAGAAGAGACAggtctgagaaaaaaaacaaaaaactgactGGTAGAGACAGGTTTGAGTTGGGAAACATGGAAAACAGGGTAGATTTTTATGGAATCAGCTTGATTTCCTTTGCCTGCGTCTGTCTCCAGACCCGGCGGAGCTGAACCGATACCACCGAAATCTCTCTGGTCAAAGATTTATGGACATATTCAATCCAAGACAGGTGGGTGGACCAGGTGGATTGAGTCATAAGGCCAAACACATGCATAGCTAGGTGGTAGTGTTTGGAGGCACTGAGAAAAAAAGTACATAAACAGGGCAGTCATTGAACATACGGTAGCCacaacaggtgaacaggtgttTTTTCCTCAGATATTTCCATTCATcttcagaaatgaaagaaaaaaacaaacaaaaaaacccacaaacaaacatggttgCTCTAGCATTTTATGAGTGAAATGATGAGGGTGTAGTGGAGTGCTCTGCTGTTGTGTAATTGtcctgcaaaacaaaatgaaagttaCTTCTCAACAACCGTGTACTGTCCTGTTTGAAACTAATAAAACCACATGTTGCTCTCCAGACTATGTCCTGCACATTAAATAATCTTTCATGCCTCATGAATTATGTTATTTCATTCATGACTACAAAAATATAGTAATTATATAGTCATAATTCTGATAGTGCAGTCATAACCTGTTTCTGTCAAACACAAAGGAACATTTTTATGCCCATTATAAAAGGAAAAGTACTTATTTGAGTCTAGGGCCTAATCATAGCATTATAATTGAGCATATAAAACCACATATGGCCATTTTTTGCCCACATTTTTTCCATGCAGACATCAGAAAACAATATGGAAtgctaaataaatgtattcTATGGCACCTTTAATAACACTTTAATAACCTGCTTGGACAGCAGGGTGTAACAAGGAAAGAAATGTCAATACAGACATCAACACAAATCAAgttaatgaatgaaaactgggtttgaataaatatgcaaaatgcAGTACATTACCTTTTGATGTTTGAAGCACACATTTTTTAGTCTCACCCTATTAGAATCTACATTAGGGATGGCGAAAGTCTGATGTGGCATAAAGAGGACTATGTATATGTTCatttatatgtacatttgtacagattataaaaaaataGCAAATGCCATAAAAACACTACTGCCataaaagtactgttgctaATATTCTTATGAGGAAACTAACTAATGACATacattgcacttgagaaatactaatGCACCTTTTTGCAGCGTTTTGCAGCCATTGTCATGAAAATCGACCAAAACTTCCCTCTCTCTGAATATACAACAGTTTTtcaatatatattaatatataatattatttATCAGTGGAACAATCTAACAGTTACATTTACTGACACTTTTTATGTTGCCACAATTGCCCATTAAAACATAAAGCATTAGCAGTTTAGTCCTCAGCAGAAGAAATTTTCACATTGAGTAGCTCTGACAGGAAGTCTGATCCCGTAAgccatcagtgtgtttactgcTACCAGAGTAACTCCAATTTATTACAAAATGATAATCAACCGATGGTTATTTGTACTTTGAGTCTCTAAACAAACATGTATCCCAGCGGGCAAACAGCTTTTGATGGAgatgtgatgcattttaaaacattttcagagagaaatgagtGAGAAAAGTCGCTGAGCAGCGCTGGCCGCGACGGTGAATGTGTGAGGTTTGGAGGCTCCCCAAACCAAAAGCAGAGAGCATCAGGGCTCTACATGAGTTCAATATGAAGAGACACACGTCTGCTATCGGCTCGCTTCACCGTCAGCCTTCAGCACTTGTCCCACATTTAGTTTTGAGTGTTTTATCggtgaagagaaaacacaagtagGCCGACATTGAGACTGCAGCGAGGAGAGCCGGCCTGGGTTGAGTCTCCACGGTTCTCATGCTGTGTTTAAGTCCAGCCTCCTGCTCGAATTTTCTATCAGTTTAGTCTGAATCGTAAACCGTTCGGAGTAGCGAAATAGAGAGAACATGGCAGAAGTAGCACCAGCTCCAGCCGTCGCTCCGGCGAAAGCAGCGAAGAAGAAGAGTTCGACGCCAAGGAGACCCGGTACTAGCGTGAGCGAGCTCATCGTCAAAGCTGTGGCCGTATCTAAAGAGCGGAGCGGCGTGTCTGCAGCTGCCTTGAAGAAGAATCTGGCTGCCGGTGGCTACGATGTGGACAAGAACAAGTCCCGCGTCAAAACCGCCATCAAGACCCTCGTTGCCAAGGGTATTCTGGTCCAGACCAGCGGGACCGGGGCATCCGGCTCTTTCAAAATGAGCAAGAAGGCGACAGAGCCCAAAACGAAGAAGGCCGTCAAGAAAGCCGCTCCTAAGGTCAAGAAAGCTGCAGCCAAGAAATCCGCTGCGGCCAAGAAGCCCAAAGCAGTATTGGCGGGCAAGAAACCCGTAGCCGCTAAGAAGGTTCCGAAGAAGGCGGCTAAGAAACCTGCGACGCCTAAGAAAACGGTTAAGAGCCCCAAGAAGATCGCAAAGCCCAAGAGCACCAAGAAAGTGGCCAAGAAAGCTCCTGCAGCCAAGAAAAGTCCCGCAAAGAAGGCCGTCAAGCCTAAAGTCAAGAAGGCAGCACCCAAGAAGAAGTAAGCTGTTTATTCGTAAACGTCCCGACAAAAGGCTCTTTTAAGAGCCACCCACGTCTTTTCTAAAGAGTGTATTCCTGTCATTGTTGATAAACTCGCAggctttgtctctctctctttgtctttgcatatgtatatacatatctttttaataataaaaacttaAAACCACTCATCTCGTTTGAACACTGTTATAATGCCACATGTCATACTATCTGCTTACAATAGGCGCCAATAACAAGCTCATGCTTCGATCATGGAACAAAAATATACTTAATTAATGACAAATAATATTAAGAATAATAAGgatttgtatagcacctttcacacaggagtcgcagctcaaagtgctttacagcaaagaaatcCGATGCACCAAGTGGGTTCTTCACATAGGagagacagaatggacataaaaacataacaatAGAATAGAATCTAGTAGAGTAGAATAGGGATAACCGTGTTAGTCCCGAttcttttgttggaagcccTAAAACAAGACAGGAGAAATCTTTACTTCACAGATATGAAGTTTATTCAGGTCGCAGGTAAAGCAAGGCAGCGCTGGGCTCGAAGTGACAGGGCTCTCACAGAGTCTCAGCCAGAGCGAGCACAGACTTCCGGATGTACACGCATTTTGTCTGGGCTGGGACTTGCCCCTTACAGAGGTTGGACTTACATGCAATCTCTCATTGGCCAGTTATCTCTGACGTGAACAGGTCAACCAAAGTTCTCGTGAACTAActgaaatataatacaaaagatGTGTGCGTGTTGGTTTCAAGACGTGTATCTAAAGAGACACACCTAACCTTGAAAGATATGAGAGGATTCTGTGGGCACATCTGGTGTCCGTCTTATCGAGTAGAATGTCACAGTATGGAGGAGTATTATTTGCAGGTTCACATGAGTACATAGATGATTTGCAGGTTACATATGAGGACAGAAAACTACATGAatacaaagaaaaggaaaataattcaCAGTGAGTTAAATGGACAATAAATATAACAACAGGATGGACATTAAAAACAGATACAAAGTGAATGTAAACAAGATAATACATAAAGCCAGacagcactttgaaaaaaatgcagcagtgtgtaagaTTCAGATTTGTATCAGGAAGTTGTAGCTAGTTaaaggctgaagtgaagagatacgtttttagctttcttttgaaaatattcagtgaggGTTAGGGCTTCATGGATGaaggctgcatccctgattttctttggactgttgctggaaacctgcagtcgaccagcagcagatgatcacagtgttcttgaaggcaaataataaagGAGGGAGTTAGCGATGTAGCTTGGTCTGAGTCCATGAAGGGCTTTGAGCAcaaggaggaccttaaaatcaatcctgaatgttacagcaagtcagtgcagagcagctaaaagtGGACTGGAAGCTTAGGTCTGAGTCGAGGATGACACCAAGActaacctcagatttaatccagaaAGTTAGTTTCCCCAAATTATTAAACATCATATCATATTGTTTTAGGACCGACTAgcaggatttcagttttgtcctcatttaactttaagaaattattgctcatcaTTCATTTATTGCCAAGAAACAGTTTGTAATGGAGTCTGTAGCTGCAgaatcatttggttcagcacagatgtttcGTTGTGTGTCATTTGCATAACtgtggaaacatacattgtgctctctTGTGCTATAGACAGTCATGGCTTTAAATATATTAGTGAACTGTGAGCTCAgttttccaccattttctttcagctgcttgaCAATTCCCTTCCTCTCACTAACactgctggttttttttttccctatgGGTAGATTCTGACAGttgacctcttttttttttaaccttaagTGGAGCAACAGCATTTAACGCAGATGTTcaacatgtcatttaaagaaCAGTCATAGCTGTGATCTCACATTACAAAACCTTTCTTGAGCCATCCCCATCAAGGAAACATCTTTGAATCAATAAATTAATTTTGGTCTTTGTCAAGATCAGTTTATCAAAAACACAGTGGTGGTCAAAAATAGGTAGTTGTACAGCAATAGTATTCTTTCCCCCCAGAAATCATACttacacagcagcatcacattttaaaaagaaataatttgCCTTATTGGCATTGCTAGGCCTTTTATGTTCAGAGATCTCATATTCACTCCGAACTGACACCCTCTGTGAGATGTGGAAACACTGCTCTTTAAATCAGGATTGGGTGGCTCTTAAAAGAGCCTTTTTTATTGTCAGCACGAGTACACGTTTACTTGGTTTTGGCGGACTTTTCAGTCTTCTtgggcagcagcacagcctggATGTTGGGCAGCACGCCGCCCTGAGCGATGGTGACTCCACCGAGCAGCTTGTTGAGCTCCTCGTCGTTGCGGACAGCCAGCTGCAGGTGACGGGGGATGATACGGGTCTTCTTGTTGTCACGGGCGGCGTTTCCTGCCAACTCGAGGATCTCAGCAGTCAAATACTCGAGCACAGCCGCCAGGTAGACGGGGGCGCCGGCACCCACACGCTCGGCATAGTTGCCTTTACGCAGCAGCCTGTGAACACGGCCGACTGGGAACTGCAGACCGGCACGGGAGGAGCGGGTCTTTGCCTTGGCTCTGGCCTTTCCGCCGGTTTTACCTCTTCCACTCATATTTTCAGTACTTTCTGATGACTACAGCTCAGAGAAAATGTGACGCCAGCATCCGCAACCCTTCATTATATGTCCGCGAGCGCGCGCACGATTCGCCTCAGACCAATCACAAGAGAGGCTTCCAGCAGAGGCCGAGCGCTCAGTTTGAACGGCTTTCTCGCCAATGAGCAGCTGCTATTGTGGCGGTAGGTCGCTCCTCCAGGCGGTGCTGAACTCCAACAGGAGCCCTTCACCAATCAGGAGGCGAGGGTCTGAAGCAACGTCATCATTCCGCAGCCGGTCCCGCACTTAAAGAGCAGCGCGTTTCCTCTACTCACTACATTTCTCCTGATTGTTAAGAGAAAGACGAAACCATGGCAAGAACTAAGCAGACAGCTCGTAAGTCTACTGGAGGCAAAGCCCCCAGGAAGCAGCTGGCCACCAAGGCAGCCCGTAAGAGCGCCCCGGCCACCGGCGGTGTCAAGAAGCCTCACCGTTACAGGCCCGGTACCGTGGCTCTCAGAGAGATCCGTCGCTACCAGAAATCCACCGAGCTGCTCATCCGCAAACTGCCTTTCCAGCGCCTGGTCAGAGAAATCGCTCAGGATTTCAAGACTGACTTGCGTTTCCAGAGCTCCGCCGTCATGGCTCTGCAGGAGGCCAGCGAGGCCTATCTGGTCGGTCTCTTCGAGGACACCAACCTGTGCGCCATCCACGCCAAGAGAGTCACCATCATGCCCAAAGACATCCAGCTGGCCCGCCGCATCCGCGGAGAGCGCGCTTAAACTGTCTCACGCTTTTTGACCAGCCACAACAACaacggctcttttaagagccaCCTCACTTTTCTTTAAAGAGCTTTATCTTGTTGCTCATTGTAATTGATGTGCTAGCaataatattttacatttctttcataATTTTGATTATTCATGGTATCAATTATATACTATTACATACTAAATGTTCTTTTGTCTTAGTTTTgttctcatccttattctttaTATATGACTGAATAATGAGTTGGGTAGTTCAACTATAACTTAACTATATATATTACTAACTATACACATATAAAGAATGACTAGGCAATGAAACATCTACAATGCATCTATGTTGATAGTGACAGTGAGTGGTGAATGTCATGTTTAAAAACTGCTTTAATGCAGTCAATAGATGTGTTACTGATGCTGTATGACTGCTCACAGAGGATGTTATAGACACCAAATTCTGTTCCTTATTGGATGTCAATGTATGTGAACATATCTGCGTAAACGTAATCTTAACATaataaatgaggaaaacactgtgcctacaAGGAAggtacagtgtttcccaaacaacaaaccctgggtgtccccaGAACTGAAAGCCTTATTGAACAAGAAGTGGGTCTTAGATCAAGGAACAAAGATGAactgaggagggtgcagaggacAGCTACAAGAGGGAGGAGCACCTTCAGGGGAACCACGCCAGAGAGGTTTGAAGGTCACAGATGAACTGAACCTGTTTCTCTTCAGGTTTGATTCTACCCCCGTTCCTTCCCCCACCCACCTGAGACCTGTTGAGCTACCTCTCCACACCCTCTTCACACCACTTAAGCCCCCCCGCTCCACATTCCACATCACAGACTACATTCACCTCCCCTGACATCACTGTACAGGAGCCACCTCAAGCCTCTCCATAACAGCTGACCAGGTGAGGATGGAGCTCAGGAGGATGAAGGCGAGGAAGGCTACAGGCTCCAGACTGCTCAGGGCCTACTGTGTGTCggatgtggtagtttgcagcatgggggctccacaggggacagtgctctctGATTTCAGGTGATCAGACTTAAGACACAACATACATACAACAACATAAACGCCGgcaagatgaaggagatggtGACTGATTTCCGAGGAAAGGTTATCACAGActacaccggtgaacatccggggcttggacattgagatcgtggtggattacaaatacctcggtgttcacctcaacaacagactggaCTGGAGAAACAACatgccctgtacaggagggACCAAAGTCGTCTGCACCTGCTAAaaagactgaggtcctttggagtatgtaggacacttGTACATAAACCCACTTTTGCAAcactgttatcaatgctaatatatgatcacaacactatttattatccatattggaaacagtattttataaactgtatacattgtgcatatacatagatctagtatttctcaagtgcaataaaacatttacataagTAGTCTTCTTATTAGAATATTGGCCATAGCACTTTTCATGGCAATAGGATTTTTAtagcatttagtatttttataattgtacaaatgtacatatacatattttttctattctgtatcctgtatgCTTTTAccaaaatacaacataataaAGGAGAACTGAGCTGCAAAAGCTCTGGTTtatgctactactactactactactactactaaacCTGAGGcaattacacaaacaaacaaacaaacaaacaaaccccaTAAAGATAAAAGTACAGTCGCAGGAGAGCAtagagaaaaatgaaattaaaaatccaCTTTGACATCAACATGTCACTGTTTTTAGTCCACAGCCAAACTAGTGACTCTGAAGATGTCATGTAGACCTTTTTCACAGTGTATATTGTCAGGAAAACAGTCTACAATGGTTGGTCAAACTAAGGTCTTTGGCCTGAAGTAGTGCTCAGAGCATTACTGCTGTGCTTTCACCACTTATAGAATGTATTGTTTATTGTTGGTATGTGTAGACTGTTCataaaattaaacaacaaaatgtactACCTAAAACTACATCATTTCATCTGTACAATCTCTAGATTTCTGTTTCTAGAAGGCATTAACAATTTTCAAATAGAGACAATGATAAGGGACAATTTTCACTCTGGCTGCTAAAGGTTGAGGAGGGCCCACGAAGCACCGCCCGGTGAAACTCGCGTCACAGGTTCTCTTTGACGTCCGCAAACAATCTATAAATAAGGACAGTCTGCCTCGCAACAGCAGACTACGGTCACTTCAAAACCAGAAACAAGTAAGAGAATGAGCGGCAGAGGAAAGGGAGGCAAAGGACTCGGTAAAGGAGGCGCCAAGCGTCACCGCAAAGTTCTCCGTGATAACATCCAGGGCATCACCAAACCCGCCATCCGCCGTCTGGCTCGCCGTGGCGGTGTGAAGCGTATCTCTGGTCTCATTTACGAGGAGACTCGTGGTGTGTTGAAGGTTTTCCTGGAGAACGTCATCCGTGATGCAGTCACTTACACCGAGCACGCCAAGAGGAAGACTGTTACCGCCATGGATGTGGTCTATGCTCTGAAGAGGCAGGGTCGCACTCTGTACGGCTTCGGCGGTTAAACCTCGTTTGACGTGTAACTGAAATTCAAAGGCTCTTTTAAGAGCCGCTCAATCTACATGAAGAGAGTGTTCTGTTACAGTGATTGGAAATAAGGTAAAGCTGAACTAAAATAAACTGACGATTTGGTGTAAGGGACATCAGATAACcacaacacaagcagctgtttATGGATGGATTATAAATGATTTCTCTTACTAAAATTACGTGAGAAGAATTTCGTGATAAAATATGATTGTTGAAAAGGTAACTATTATTGGCCTGACTGGATGTTGTGATTGCTCCAGAGCTTTGCTTCATTTAGAGAAAGAACCTCATACCATCATACCTGCAGTTGCTGACTGTAATGGTTGCACATGCAGAAGATACAGTACCTTGGTGCATCCATATTACTCTGTGTATACTGTTATACTGTATTTATCTTAGCATATTCAAATATACCCCTTCCCATCATTTCTATATTTCTGGATAAATGTATATATTATTCTGCACTTAACTGCTTCTTAGACTTCTGATTAGATGCCATACTGCACTTCAGTGTACCTGTACTTGGTTCTATGACAATAAAATTGAATCTACTCAATGTGTGAAAGGAGATATAATGTAATAAGATGCATTTCAAAGCTACATTTTGACTGAGCAGTTCCTTCTGTAGTAAAGCAGGATGCTGCTTTGTGATTGGCTACAGCTGTGACTCACCTGTCCCAGGTTGGAGCTTCCTGTCCTCTTGAGAGTGTTGCGCGGTAGCTGTCTGAGGTGCTGAACTGACACTCACAGCTTGAACTCGTTGCACCAGCTGTTTTTGGACTTAAACTGGTTGAAACATGTTTATGAAGATTTATACATAGTCAAATGAATGGGTGCAAAAATGACGACTTGATTGATGTTGAATTATCGAATTTGGCATTGCTGGATCAGCTTTTGTAACTGAATTGTTGAGACAACATGTTACATTGTGCAAGTATGAATTTTCAAAATATGATCAGACTACCAGGCAGACTAACCgaagaataaaaacagtaacGCACGGTAATTTATCAGTTTCTTATTAAAAGCACTTAATGTTAATTCAGCACAGTACTGTGGGTGTAGAAAGATGTAGTGTAAGGGCACGATAATACAGAATTTATCTTTGGCTTTTTGAAAGTgccatttgttatttttaaaaatacactACCATTGCACTTTACACCATGCTGCTGTCCCCTCTTTGGCCAAATCCGATGAAACTGCACTGCAACAACTGAGGACTGATTTAAGACTTTTTAGAGGAACTTTACCTGTAAGAAATTATTCATACAcatggatttttatttttatttttattttttttgagaaaaataGCTTTTTCTTGACCTATTATGTGTCTGTATTGCTTGAGTTGGTTTGTGCTGGTGTTTAATGGAGCCCCTTTAGAGGCACAGcgagcatttttttttttactttgctgACTCGCTCCGCAACTCGTTCATAATTAGCTGGCAGCCCAACAGACATCATCAGAGGATACAAAGAGCATTTTGTTCCATTGCCAGAGACTACATCTCATACAGACACCCAGGATATGAGCTCAGCCAGATGCAACTGCACTGGTCACACAAGGCCCCTCAGCATCTCATCACAAACCATAGTTTTGGTTGTTGTGATGATTTGGGATCTGTGATTAAGTTTCACAGACTAGTTTTATGATCATAAAGGTTtatgtgaaaaaacaaaaactgagaaaGTTGTATCCTTAAGGTTAAAGTAATCATGACAAAATGCTCAACGTGTTCTCATGTGATGTTAATTacagacaatatattttaaagaAAGGGAGCTGTGCTGTGATTAATCACAGATTTCTCTACATATGATCATATCATTATTGTTCTTGAAAGTGCACTTGAGGGTAATTTAAGGGACTGGTACTTTATTGAAAACAAGACTCAGATTATCAACAATCATGAGAGGCCAAAGACCCATCAGCCTGCCTGTTTCTTACAGGCGACATGTTTCCTCTAATTCATGCTGTTGTTCAGTAGGTGGCGCTAATGTACCAAAGAGTTAATCATCAACCATCATGAAtgaccaaagaagaagaaaagacccTCCCCTGTTTTCTAACACGTCCTCGGACAAGACTTAAATTCCTGGGTGTACAACTGCGTGAACATATTGGGTATCTGACATCCAAACAGCAACAATGAGCGGCAGAGGAAAGGGAGGTAAAGGACTCGGCAAAGGAGGCGCCAAGCGTCATCGCAAAGTTCTCCGTGATAACATCCAGGGAATCACCAAACCAGCTATCCGCCGTCTGGCTCGCCGTGGCGGTGTGAAGCGTATCTCTGGTCTTATTTACGAGGAGACTCGTGGTGTGTTGAAGGTTTTCCTGGAGAACGTCATCCGTGATGCCGTCACCTACACCGAGCACGCCAAGAGGAAGACTGTTACCGCCATGGATGTGGTCTATGCTTTGAAGAGGCAGGGTCGCACTCTGTACGGCTTCGGCGGTTAAGCTATTTGTTAACGATGCTATAAATTCAAAGGCCCTTTTAAGGGCCACACACCTTTTACACAAAGAGTATGATTGCTTGAGTTGCTTGTCTGTCTAGATCATAGACAAATGCGCAGTAGTGATTATCAATGCCGGCTCCTCAATTACTTTCTGTGCTAAAATAATTATCTAAGTCGGGTGTTAGTAAGTGTCCTACGGTCACGGTCACTTCTTACTATTCCAGCATTATTGTCTGTGTCGCggctttgtctctgtgtcaccCCCTCGGCACAAAGACACATCGCTACACAGGAAGAATCCCCCTGTCTCTCCCCCCGCTGCAGTGGTAGCGCTGCTCAGTGACTGCTGCGAGGCAGTTCCTAGTGGGTTAAAGACCTAGAAAAATAAGGGGGCTAATGTCCCCTGTTGGCTGGCGgtatgttgctgctgctgcagatattCTCTGAAGagctccatcagctgctctgtttttcattgAAAGCCAGCTTTTTGGCTGGTGGATTGTGAGAGAATACgttctattctattctgtgGAACTCTGTCCATGGATGCAGAGAGAAGCCACTAACTCTGCCACTGCATCCCTGGACCCCAGGATCTGTAGCATATGAACGGTTGAGTTCCACCTTGTATTACGCTCGTGTCTGAGCCTCGGCTCAGGCATGCCCATCTGTCGTTGGATAGATTTGAGCTTCTCTGTGGCTGTTGTGCTCCTGTGGAAGAATTCCACTATCGCCTTCACTTTGTCCACAGTGGGCTTCATCACCTTCAGAGCATCTCTTacaaacatgttgtgtttgaaaGACATTGATTTTAATTGCCTTAGTTATGTTAGCTGCATTGTCACTAACACAGCAAGCCA contains the following coding sequences:
- the LOC143319490 gene encoding histone H2A-like, whose product is MSGRGKTGGKARAKAKTRSSRAGLQFPVGRVHRLLRKGNYAERVGAGAPVYLAAVLEYLTAEILELAGNAARDNKKTRIIPRHLQLAVRNDEELNKLLGGVTIAQGGVLPNIQAVLLPKKTEKSAKTK
- the LOC143319791 gene encoding histone H3 yields the protein MARTKQTARKSTGGKAPRKQLATKAARKSAPATGGVKKPHRYRPGTVALREIRRYQKSTELLIRKLPFQRLVREIAQDFKTDLRFQSSAVMALQEASEAYLVGLFEDTNLCAIHAKRVTIMPKDIQLARRIRGERA
- the LOC143319896 gene encoding histone H4, which gives rise to MSGRGKGGKGLGKGGAKRHRKVLRDNIQGITKPAIRRLARRGGVKRISGLIYEETRGVLKVFLENVIRDAVTYTEHAKRKTVTAMDVVYALKRQGRTLYGFGG
- the LOC143319804 gene encoding histone H4; amino-acid sequence: MSGRGKGGKGLGKGGAKRHRKVLRDNIQGITKPAIRRLARRGGVKRISGLIYEETRGVLKVFLENVIRDAVTYTEHAKRKTVTAMDVVYALKRQGRTLYGFGG